The following coding sequences lie in one Miscanthus floridulus cultivar M001 chromosome 9, ASM1932011v1, whole genome shotgun sequence genomic window:
- the LOC136482506 gene encoding protein LIKE EARLY STARVATION, chloroplastic-like, translated as MAASNAASASVSSAAPRLLLLRRRGGASASAQHRNARFRPAAAAAATSAGGGSGGGSYLDMWRKAVERERRSAELARRLQEAPPPAAEADAPPAPPVPVEDVRRRTARFEEMLRVPREERDRVQRRQVIDRAAAALAAARAVLKEPPPASPPSSPPPTPPQVAETARVGSAAGGAAGGSDRSSRPAARAQLSPSAEVQYSGGSSPSKQSSSKLGTPGPDFWSWLPPVQDSSKQKESSTGLKPSKKMDTFSSQPDLLMEKERSADSLSLPFETAFFKKKEDRSLPPFQSFAEPDNVDSKADLAADKKDTFEEQFSKNPAEVARALSESAEKSSHGIHLDGSMWWKETGVEQRPDGVACKWTIMRGVSADGAVEWEDKYWEASDRFDHKELGSEKSGRDAAGNVWREYWKESMWQDYTCGVMHMEKTADKWGQNGRGEQWQEQWFEHYDSTGKTEKWADKWCSLDPNTPLDVGHAHVWHERWGEKYDGFGGSTKYTDKWAERSEGDGWSKWGDKWDEHFDPNGHGIKQGETWWAGKYGDRWNRTWGEQHNGSGWVHKYGRSSSGEHWDTHVPQDTWYERFPHFGFYHCFENSVQLRSVKRQPPPRK; from the exons ATGGCGGCCTCCAACGCCGCATCCGCATCCGTCTCCTCGGCCGCGCCCCGCCTGCTCCTGCTCCGCCGCCGCGGGGGAGCCAGCGCCAGCGCGCAGCACCGCAATGCGCGCTTCCgccccgccgcggcggcggccgccacctcggcgggcggcggcagcggcggggggTCGTACCTGGACATGTGGAGGAAGGCGGTGGAGCGGGAGCGGCGGTCGGCGGAGCTCGCGCGCCGGCTCCAGGAGGCGCCGCCCCCCGCCGCCGAGGCGGACGCGCCTCCCGCGCCGCCCGTGCCCGTGGAGGACGTGCGGCGGCGGACGGCGCGGTTCGAGGAGATGCTGCGGGTGCCGCGGGAGGAGCGCGACCGCGTGCAGCGCCGCCAGGTCATCGACCGCGCCGCGGCCGCCCTCGCCGCCGCACGCGCCGTGCTCAAGGAGCCACCGCCCGCCTCGCCGCCGTCCTCCCCGCCCCCGACGCCGCCGCAGGTGGCCGAGACGGCCAGGGTGGGATCGGCCGCGGGCGGCGCTGCTGGTGGATCGGATCGGAGCTCCCGGCCGGCGGCGCGGGCACAGCTGTCGCCCTCGGCGGAAG TGCAATACTCTGGGGGCTCATCTCCTTCAAAGCAGTCAAGTTCCAAGCTTGGTACTCCAGGTCCAGATTTCTGGTCATGGTTACCTCCAGTACAAGATAGCAGTAAACAGAAGGAAAGCAGTACTGGTTTAAAGCCATCCAAGAAAATGGATACCTTTTCCAGTCAGCCTGATCTGTTGATGGAAAAGGAACGATCAGCAGATTCTCTATCACTCCCTTTTGAGACAGCTTTCTTCAAAAAGAAGGAAGATCGATCTCTTCCTCCTTTCCAATCATTTGCTGAGCCTGATAATGTGGATTCCAAGGCTGATCTGGCTGCTGACAAAAAGGACACATTTGAAGAACAGTTTTCAAAAAATCCAGCTGAGGTGGCTCGAGCACTGAGTGAAAGCGCTGAGAAATCATCACATGGAATACATCTAGATGGTTCAATGTGGTGGAAGGAAACAGGTGTAGAACAAAGGCCTGATGGTGTAGCTTGCAAGTGGACCATAATGAGGGGAGTTAGTGCAGATGGCGCTGTTGAATGGGAAGACAAATATTGGGAGGCCTCAGATCGGTTTGATCATAAAGAATTAGGTTCGGAGAAGTCTGGGCGTGATGCTGCAGGCAATGTTTGGCGGGAATACTGGAAGGAGTCAATGTGGCAG GATTACACATGTGGGGTTATGCATATGGAGAAGACTGCAGACAAGTGGGGACAGAACGGTAGAGGGGAGCAGTGGCAAGAGCAATGGTTTGAGCACTATGACTCGACGGGCAAAACTGAAAAATGGGCTGATAAATGGTGCAGCTTGGATCCAAACACACCGCTGGATGTCGGTCATGCCCATGTTTGGCATGAAAG ATGGGGCGAGAAGTATGATGGCTTTGGCGGCAGCACAAAGTACACCGACAAGTGGGCCGAGCGGTCGGAGGGCGATGGATGGTCTAAATGGGGTGACAAGTGGGACGAGCACTTCGACCCTAATGGCCATGGCATCAAGCAGGGGGAGACCTGGTGGGCGGGCAAGTATGGGGACCGGTGGAACCGCACTTGGGGTGAGCAGCACAACGGGTCTGGGTGGGTGCACAAGTATGGGCGCAGCAGCAGTGGCGAGCACTGGGACACGCACGTCCCGCAGGACACATGGTACGAGCGGTTCCCGCACTTTGGGTTCTACCACTGCTTTGAGAACTCGGTGCAGCTCCGGTCCGTGAAGAGGCAGCCGCCACCACGGAAATGA
- the LOC136482507 gene encoding protein Rf1, mitochondrial-like isoform X1 encodes MWSCARISSAVFTTAACSSPSPRAPHLSLASATAHVRSGTLRPEEAHHLFDQLLRQATPIPERSLNGFLSALARAPSSAACRDGPALAVALFNRASRADGPLVLSPTFHTYGILMDCCTRAHHPELTLAFFGQLLKIGLGVNTIIISNLLKGLCEAKRTDEALDILLHRMPELGCVPDVFSYCILLKSLCNDGKSGQGDELLRMMAERKAVCSPDVVAYTTVIDGFFKEGNVNKACDLFNDMVQQGISPNLMTYNSVVDALCKARAMDKAEAVLRQMVDKGVQPDNWTYNNLIYGYSSWGQWKEAVRVFKEMTSRGILPDVVTLNSLMASLCKHGKIKDARDVFDSMAMKGQKPDIFSYKIMLNGYATKGCLVDMADLFNLMLGDSIAPDIHIFSVLIKAYANRGMLDRATIIFNEMREQGVKPDVVSYYCLIQGFCIHGGLLKAKELALEMMTKGMHPDIVFFSSIINNLCKVGRVMDAQNIFDLTVSIGLHPNIMVYSTLMDGYCLVGKMEKALRVFDAMVSAGIQPDVVVYSTLVNGYCKVGRIDDGLSLFREILHEGMKPSTILYNIILHGLFQDGRTVAAMEMFHEMAESGISVDTNTYGIVLSGLFKNSCSDKAILLFKELRAMNAKIDIKTLNIMISGMFQTRRVEEAKDLFASISRSGLLPSVVTYSVMMTNLIKEGLVEEADDMFSSMENAGCDPNSRLLNHVVRELLEKREIVRAGTYLSKIDERNFSLEHSTTTLLIDLFSSKGICREHIRFLPAKYHFLADASPY; translated from the coding sequence ATGTGGTCATGTGCCCGCATCTCCTCCGCCGTCTTCACCACCGCTGCTTGCTCCTCACCGTCGCCGCGCGCTCCCCACCTCTCCCTCGCCTCAGCCACGGCGCACGTGCGGTCAGGGACGCTCCGCCCTGAGGAGGCACACCACCTGTTCGACCAATTGCTGCGTCAAGCCACCCCCATCCCCGAGCGCTCGCTGAACGGGTTCCTCTCTGCGCTCGCGCGTGCACCGTCCTCCGCCGCCTGCAGAGATGGCCCTGCCCTGGCTGTCGCACTCTTCAACCGCGCGTCTCGTGCTGACGGCCCACTGGTGCTGTCCCCCACATTCCACACCTATGGCATCCTCATGGACTGCTGCACCCGGGCGCACCACCCGGAACTAACGCTGGCCTTCTTCGGCCAGCTCCTCAAGATAGGCCTGGGAGTCAATACCATCATCATCAGCAACCTTCTCAAGGGCCTTTGTGAAGCAAAGCGGACAGACGAGGCTCTGGACATCCTTCTCCACAGAATGCCTGAGTTAGGCTGTGTGCCTGATGTTTTCTCCTACTGCATACTTCTGAAGAGCCTCTGCAATGACGGAAAGAGTGGCCAGGGAGATGAATTGCTACGCATGATGGCTGAAAGGAAAGCTGTCTGCTCGCCCGACGTGGTTGCGTATACTACGGTCATCGATGGCTTCTTTAAGGAGGGCAATGTTAATAAAGCATGTGATCTATTCAATGACATGGTGCAGCAGGGCATTTCTCCTAATTTAATGACTTATAACTCCGTTGTTGATGCACTGTGTAAGGCAAGAGCAATGGACAAGGCAGAGGCTGTCCTTCGACAAATGGTTGATAAAGGTGTTCAGCCAGATAACTGGACGTATAATAACTTGATCTATGGATATTCCTCTTGGGGCCAATGGAAGGAGGCAGTGAGGGTATTTAAAGAAATGACAAGTCGAGGCATCCTACCAGATGTTGTTACTTTGAACTCGTTAATGGCTTCCCTTTGCAAGCATGGAAAAATCAAGGATGCTAGAGATGTTTTTGACTCAATGGCAATGAAGGGCCAAAAACCTGATATTTTCTCCTACAAAATTATGCTCAACGGGTACGCTACTAAAGGATGCCTAGTTGATATGGCAGATCTCTTCAATTTGATGCTTGGAGACAGTATTGCACCTGACATCCATATTTTCAGTGTGCTGATCAAGGCATACGCTAACCGTGGAATGCTAGATAGGGCTACAATTATCTTCAATGAAATGAGGGAGCAAGGAGTGAAACCTGATGTGGTAAGTTACTATTGCCTGATTCAAGGTTTTTGTATTCATGGTGGTTTGCTGAAAGCCAAGGAATTGGCATTGGAAATGATGACTAAAGGTATGCATCCTGACATTGTTTTCTTCAGTTCGATAATAAACAACCTTTGCAAAGTGGGAAGGGTAATGGACGCACAAAATATATTTGACTTGACTGTAAGTATTGGTCTGCATCCTAATATTATGGTGTATAGTACGCTGATGGATGGGTACTGTCTAGTTGGCAAGATGGAGAAAGCATTAAGAGTATTTGATGCTATGGTGTCAGCTGGCATTCAACCAGATGTTGTAGTGTACAGTACACTCGTTAATGGCTATTGTAAAGTTGGAAGGATCGATGACGGGTTGAGTCTTTTCAGAGAAATATTGCATGAGGGAATGAAGCCTTCAACTATTTTATACAACATCATACTTCATGGATTATTTCAGGATGGGAGAACCGTTGCTGCGATGGAAATGTTCCATGAAATGGCTGAAAGTGGAATATCAGTGGACACAAATACATACGGGATAGTTCTTAGTGGACTTTTTAAAAACAGTTGCTCTGATAAAGCAATCTTGCTTTTCAAAGAACTGCGTGCAATGAATGCAAAGATCGATATCAAAACTCTCAATATCATGATATCTGGAATGTTTCAAACCAGGAGAGTTGAAGAAGCTAAGGATCTGTTTGCTTCTATCTCAAGAAGTGGGCTGCTGCCTTCTGTTGTGACTTACAGTGTGATGATGACAAATCTTATAAAAGAAGGATTGGTGGAAGAGGCAGACGATATGTTTTCATCCATGGAGAATGCTGGCTGTGATCCCAACTCCCGATTGCTGAATCATGTGGTTAGGGAATTACTAGAGAAACGTGAAATAGTCAGGGCTGGAACTTACCTGTCGAAAATTGATGAGAGGAATTTCTCACTTGAACATTCAACCACAACGTTGCTGATTGATCTCTTCTCAAGCAAAGGGATTTGTCGGGAACACAtaagatttcttcctgcaaagTATCATTTTCTTGCAGATGCCAGCCCATACTGA
- the LOC136482507 gene encoding protein Rf1, mitochondrial-like isoform X2: MWSCARISSAVFTTAACSSPSPRAPHLSLASATAHVRSGTLRPEEAHHLFDQLLRQATPIPERSLNGFLSALARAPSSAACRDGPALAVALFNRASRADGPLVLSPTFHTYGILMDCCTRAHHPELTLAFFGQLLKIGLGVNTIIISNLLKGLCEAKRTDEALDILLHRMPELGCVPDVFSYCILLKSLCNDGKSGQGDELLRMMAERKAVCSPDVVAYTTVIDGFFKEGNVNKACDLFNDMVQQGISPNLMTYNSVVDALCKARAMDKAEAVLRQMVDKGVQPDNWTYNNLIYGYSSWGQWKEAVRVFKEMTSRGILPDVVTLNSLMASLCKHGKIKDARDVFDSMAMKGQKPDIFSYKIMLNGYATKGCLVDMADLFNLMLGDSIAPDIHIFSVLIKAYANRGMLDRATIIFNEMREQGVKPDVDGRTVAAMEMFHEMAESGISVDTNTYGIVLSGLFKNSCSDKAILLFKELRAMNAKIDIKTLNIMISGMFQTRRVEEAKDLFASISRSGLLPSVVTYSVMMTNLIKEGLVEEADDMFSSMENAGCDPNSRLLNHVVRELLEKREIVRAGTYLSKIDERNFSLEHSTTTLLIDLFSSKGICREHIRFLPAKYHFLADASPY, from the exons ATGTGGTCATGTGCCCGCATCTCCTCCGCCGTCTTCACCACCGCTGCTTGCTCCTCACCGTCGCCGCGCGCTCCCCACCTCTCCCTCGCCTCAGCCACGGCGCACGTGCGGTCAGGGACGCTCCGCCCTGAGGAGGCACACCACCTGTTCGACCAATTGCTGCGTCAAGCCACCCCCATCCCCGAGCGCTCGCTGAACGGGTTCCTCTCTGCGCTCGCGCGTGCACCGTCCTCCGCCGCCTGCAGAGATGGCCCTGCCCTGGCTGTCGCACTCTTCAACCGCGCGTCTCGTGCTGACGGCCCACTGGTGCTGTCCCCCACATTCCACACCTATGGCATCCTCATGGACTGCTGCACCCGGGCGCACCACCCGGAACTAACGCTGGCCTTCTTCGGCCAGCTCCTCAAGATAGGCCTGGGAGTCAATACCATCATCATCAGCAACCTTCTCAAGGGCCTTTGTGAAGCAAAGCGGACAGACGAGGCTCTGGACATCCTTCTCCACAGAATGCCTGAGTTAGGCTGTGTGCCTGATGTTTTCTCCTACTGCATACTTCTGAAGAGCCTCTGCAATGACGGAAAGAGTGGCCAGGGAGATGAATTGCTACGCATGATGGCTGAAAGGAAAGCTGTCTGCTCGCCCGACGTGGTTGCGTATACTACGGTCATCGATGGCTTCTTTAAGGAGGGCAATGTTAATAAAGCATGTGATCTATTCAATGACATGGTGCAGCAGGGCATTTCTCCTAATTTAATGACTTATAACTCCGTTGTTGATGCACTGTGTAAGGCAAGAGCAATGGACAAGGCAGAGGCTGTCCTTCGACAAATGGTTGATAAAGGTGTTCAGCCAGATAACTGGACGTATAATAACTTGATCTATGGATATTCCTCTTGGGGCCAATGGAAGGAGGCAGTGAGGGTATTTAAAGAAATGACAAGTCGAGGCATCCTACCAGATGTTGTTACTTTGAACTCGTTAATGGCTTCCCTTTGCAAGCATGGAAAAATCAAGGATGCTAGAGATGTTTTTGACTCAATGGCAATGAAGGGCCAAAAACCTGATATTTTCTCCTACAAAATTATGCTCAACGGGTACGCTACTAAAGGATGCCTAGTTGATATGGCAGATCTCTTCAATTTGATGCTTGGAGACAGTATTGCACCTGACATCCATATTTTCAGTGTGCTGATCAAGGCATACGCTAACCGTGGAATGCTAGATAGGGCTACAATTATCTTCAATGAAATGAGGGAGCAAGGAGTGAAACCTGATGTG GATGGGAGAACCGTTGCTGCGATGGAAATGTTCCATGAAATGGCTGAAAGTGGAATATCAGTGGACACAAATACATACGGGATAGTTCTTAGTGGACTTTTTAAAAACAGTTGCTCTGATAAAGCAATCTTGCTTTTCAAAGAACTGCGTGCAATGAATGCAAAGATCGATATCAAAACTCTCAATATCATGATATCTGGAATGTTTCAAACCAGGAGAGTTGAAGAAGCTAAGGATCTGTTTGCTTCTATCTCAAGAAGTGGGCTGCTGCCTTCTGTTGTGACTTACAGTGTGATGATGACAAATCTTATAAAAGAAGGATTGGTGGAAGAGGCAGACGATATGTTTTCATCCATGGAGAATGCTGGCTGTGATCCCAACTCCCGATTGCTGAATCATGTGGTTAGGGAATTACTAGAGAAACGTGAAATAGTCAGGGCTGGAACTTACCTGTCGAAAATTGATGAGAGGAATTTCTCACTTGAACATTCAACCACAACGTTGCTGATTGATCTCTTCTCAAGCAAAGGGATTTGTCGGGAACACAtaagatttcttcctgcaaagTATCATTTTCTTGCAGATGCCAGCCCATACTGA